The Chitinivibrionales bacterium genome window below encodes:
- a CDS encoding DUF362 domain-containing protein, protein MISRRDFLKTGSAAAAGAALASVPVLAQDNKKPLVAVAKGKPEELVKKAVDALGGMKKFVKLGDRVVLKANMGFPNPPEWGTTTHPEIVKATAQLCLDAGAQRVIVIDHPLRDGKVCKEKSGIGAAVESLKGVVVALLEDQKFYQDTPIPNGKQLKTTAIAKEVLRANCLINVPTAKSHDATGVSLGIKNLMGLVWDRQFMHEQVELNQAIADLLLVIKPTLTIVNAVYALVTNGPSGPGKTDELNTVVASADPVAADSYTVGIARWYNKEFKGNQVKHIKNAYAMGLGEIDVEKMDVKIV, encoded by the coding sequence GTGATATCGCGCAGAGATTTTCTCAAAACAGGAAGCGCGGCAGCCGCGGGCGCCGCATTGGCGTCTGTTCCCGTGCTGGCCCAAGACAATAAAAAGCCGCTTGTCGCGGTTGCAAAGGGCAAGCCCGAAGAGCTGGTGAAGAAAGCGGTCGATGCGCTCGGCGGAATGAAGAAATTCGTGAAACTGGGCGACCGCGTGGTGCTCAAGGCCAACATGGGCTTCCCCAACCCGCCCGAATGGGGTACTACCACGCACCCGGAAATCGTCAAGGCAACCGCCCAGCTCTGCCTCGACGCGGGAGCGCAGCGCGTGATCGTGATCGACCATCCCCTGCGCGACGGGAAAGTCTGCAAGGAAAAAAGCGGCATCGGAGCAGCGGTTGAAAGCCTCAAAGGCGTGGTGGTGGCGCTTCTCGAAGACCAGAAGTTCTACCAGGACACCCCCATTCCGAACGGCAAGCAGCTCAAGACCACGGCCATTGCCAAGGAGGTGCTGCGCGCGAACTGCCTCATCAACGTTCCCACGGCAAAATCGCATGACGCAACCGGCGTGAGCCTGGGCATCAAAAACCTCATGGGATTGGTGTGGGACCGCCAGTTCATGCACGAGCAGGTGGAGCTCAACCAGGCCATTGCCGACCTTTTGCTCGTTATCAAGCCGACGTTAACTATTGTCAACGCCGTATACGCGCTGGTCACCAACGGTCCGAGCGGCCCGGGAAAAACCGACGAGCTCAATACGGTAGTGGCAAGCGCAGACCCGGTTGCCGCGGATTCCTACACCGTGGGCATTGCACGCTGGTACAACAAGGAATTCAAGGGCAACCAGGTCAAGCACATTAAGAACGCCTACGCCATGGGTCTCGGCGAAATCGACGTGGAAAAAATGGACGTGAAGATAGTATAA